DNA sequence from the Malus sylvestris chromosome 10, drMalSylv7.2, whole genome shotgun sequence genome:
AGAAATTAGATTCTCATCCTTTTTTTTCCTACtcctttgattaaaaccttattccttttcattttttgatcaaggtccttggtattaataacatcattaattatttcaataataaaatattttttatttctaaatatattcactTAATGTTAAAAACgttacaattaatatatttatatttatggctaaattttttatcatatatttttatatttagtttgtaccattttttaatttccaacattttcttaatttttaccaattttcttttcagttttaatttgtacccatatatttttttttgtgcccatatttaataaagttttatttgtatttgtacctaggggtgggttcggtacggttaccgtaccaaaacccttgtaccaattaccgtaccaaactttcggtttagtaaaatctattaccattaccgtaccaaactctcggtataccgaagttcggtattgccaaaagttcggttggcatggtatggcaatggtaattgccattttgttttgggacaaaatctgtttttgtttttttaacccaattcaagggcaaaactttttttttgtacctttatctcatacattgtagattaaattaatctattattcattattcacaattcacacacataataattcaaataaTACATCAAGATTCaatatgaaaattaagcttacaatccaaatagaagttacgaaccaaaacaaatagaagttaacaatccaaatagaaattaaagtttcaaaccaaatgaaaattagaagtaaacttcaaaaaggagaattcattgatcagttattcaagcttgagatgtcgaaACTTTTGGAAGAGGcattgaatttgtagaagattgagtttgtgtcaagcgtacattacaaacaaagaaaacatattaattagtagcaagaaaaattaaagttgaaaaccatttaataacaaatttactaaaaaaattaaagcatatctttcttgttttttcttcttctatttccttgtaaaattgaagcatatattccgttggttccttgtagaagtttacttcatctgCCCTAAGTCAACCACTAGTACGCACTAGTGCCtccattattttaggagtcaaggataccctaaaagggtccacaacccttctccctaggctaaatgcattttcactagcaacagtagaagtgggcgttacaaagatattttggctattttgtgaaagaattaggaactcttttgtgtttgatttccacaattttaagatatcaaagtcaccaacaacaatactaatataagtagggttttattttcaaattattggaatattataaatatgtgttatataattatctattatataatttataaattataaattatattgtatttttggtatggtacggtaataccgtggtaatggtatccattaccaataccgtaccatgaaatttcggtacggtacaataccgtaccattaccgattggtacaaaaaatttggcacaaaatcggtatggcacggttggcaattcggttggtacggcaatttggcaaaaaaatccacccttgtacccatatttttttatttatttgtacccatttttaattttgctaaatgtacccatgctaattatatgtaccattcatgtaattttttttcaaatttttaatcttaaaatgtactcattcttaaatataccaatttgttatatgtaaaatgtaccatttttttatataaaatatattcaatatttttttttctaatccattttaaaacttatatgggtacattcttttttctttgatttgagaatgtatccatgttaagTTTAATCGAATAAATTTACTAATTTTATCAAGCCTAatatcttattttttattttttttttatgattttgaagaatgtacccatgttttgatacactaatttgttggttaattttttatgaatgtacccatgtttgtACACACACATAATAgtatgtttatattttaatatttttaatcccacaaattatggttttttatttaaaatgtcattaatataaacaactataaatttccatttttaatttaaaaaaatatagtaacgtaaataaaaataaattatcacattaatttcagggacttagatcaaaaattgaaaaccaacaagattttaatcaaagaatattcatagttagggaccgcatctaAAGTCACCCTTTTAATAAATATATAGCTGGGGGTAAAGTGAAAATATTGATCAAGAAATCAAGAATGTTCTCATGGTGATCATAGGTGGCACATCCGACCAGATTGGGAGACAGACAGGTGCAATGGGGTATTGCATATTGGTGGATTATACGCAATTCAAAGTTCAAAGGGTCATGAAAAAACAGCATTCTATAGAAAGTAACTTTAAAACTTAAGCCGTGTTAATTGTAATTTCCATTCAGCTTCATACAGTCTATTAGCTTCTCCTAGTTTGTCTCACTATCTTGGCTTTGtgtgaagagaaaaaaaaaagtcacgGTCTAtcataaacaaaaaacaaaaccttcaTTAACACTAATTAAGCTATCATTCATTAACCCTACGAGAAGTTACATCCTATTATATTTGTCCTCATTATTCTTACTAGAAGACCATATGATCCAATATATCACCCCCTTATATTAGGGTTTGGACTTTGAACATTTGCCTTCTATTCAAACTACATGATTTTCTATCTTTTTTATATAAGTAGAGAAGTAAGCAAATTAAGGCATGTAAGATGGCCAACAGGACAAGATGTAACGTAAACTACACGATCATAAATATTATGCTGTTTGATTGCCTCTAGCCTTTTGAAAATGAACATTTGTTTGCTCGAGTCATAATCGATCTCTCAAGAACACAAGAAAACCTTTCATGTAACGAGGATATGTTCCCGATCTCTCACTCTCTTATTCACTGCTTAATAAGTCAAATGGTGGGTATAGAATAGATACTGAAGGGATACATTGCTCCAATAGGAAAGTATTTTGTCGTTGTCATCAACGTTGTTAGGttaattgaaaattaaagaTTGAACTTCTATAGTATTGGATTATGATTGCGagcttaaatttaattaattaacgtttCATTTTTAATTACAACTTGATTATCTTCTTATGTTTTGGATCACAACATGTTGGATTCTTTAGGAACGTAGGTGACATACCGATGGTGAGGTGAAATTGTTTTAGTCTTCTACTTCTACTTCTAGATGGACAAGAAAATGGAGCAAAGAAAACTGAAGCAATCATCCACACACGTGCATTTGGCCCCATATGCTACTTGGTGTCGGATTTGACTGGTCAATCGGACAATTGTCAGCATCATTTTCTCACATCTTATATACAGCCAAAAAATAAGCAAGTTTTtcaagcaaaaataaaaaaatcaagttGGCCTATAACAAGAtaataagataataaaataggaaaagaaactattgaattaattattcaGTGACATGGAGGAATTCATACAAAAGAAGTCATGGATTTGTTTGTGGAGAAGTAAGAAATGAAATGTGCATATAATCACTAATTACTTAATTATCATCTTTCATCTAAATTATGAGTAGGTGGACAATTTTTTGCGCAAATAGAAGAACCAAGAATTCTTTTCCGTATCCTATAAACCTGACTCATAATCATTTGCCTTCTCCCTATCTCCTATGTAAACACATAATCCAAAACTCAAATAACCAAACCACAAAGTTTTGTGGCTTTATTGACTtgcattttttaaataataaaattattattattattattaaagagAGGAGAGGATTTGaaactattataataatttaagagATAACGGAGTTTCCAACCTGAAATGCATGATGAAAATCCAATACCCTATTCACTAGGATACTAACTTGCATTTTgctcaaaatttctttcttcctcgtaattgaagaaaaatactttGAAACGATCTTTAGAGTACAAAAAGGTTTTCATCTGATAGCATCCCgtaattatgtttttttatagagcaaaaaatatattatgttaGACAAAAGAGTTTATGATGCTTTCTTTTGGTAGAATAATTATTAAATATTGACTTAAGAAACTTTAGATTACCTTGAAACATTTGTTAATTTTCTCTAGCAATTAAGGTTATAGTTCGAACTTTTCTCTAACAATTAAGGACATAGTCCATGTGAATAAGTTTGCAAGTTATGTAACAACAATTGAGCTATTTTAATGAGTAGTAAGGATAAATCTGCTACAAGTTTTGGAGAAAGTTAAAGTTTTGCCAGAGCCTTACATGTATATGTCGAACAACCTTCTATTAAATGTTATTAATCTAATAACtccattaattagttaattagaaTATCTTGTTGTTCCCAAGACCATTCCTCCCTTTCCATGCTTTAAGTGGCCAACAATTACACATGGCTCCGGAGCATTCTTTATTGTGAGATTATGGTAGCCAATCTGGTTTATATCTACCATATAAGCTCAACTGTGTAGTTCCAACTTGTAGTTTATAAATTAGACCTACAAAAAACTTCTAATATATAAATTGCCCTTTTATACATAATTGTTTAAACCAATTAGCTTCGCTCATATAAGCTCAACTGTGTAGTTTCCAACTTGTAATTTATAAATtcgaccgaaaaaaaaaaacaaacttgtAATATGAAAAATTGCCCTTTAATACATAATTGTTTATGTAaggttgtgaatgacaatgaatgATGTATTGGATTACTTATGTTGTAGGCCACTTGTTTATCGAGTCGTTAACAACTTAAGTAATCTGATAGTCCTAATGAAATCAGGATTATGGAGTCTTATCCTTTGCAATTGACCAAAAGAAATCTGATGGATTTCACTACAAAGATACAGTATCATGGTGGGTGGGACTTAAACACTTAAGTGATAGGGTTCGACTTTCACAACCAATAATAGGCTGTCTGTGATTAAACCCTAATGATATAAATATTATGGTTAAGTCCCTACTTCCATACGCTTAATCTCTCAGATACGCTGAACCCTATTCATATAGCAGAGAGATATTATTGAAgtactggaagtagaagacAACCTAGAAATCTGCAATGTCTTCCATATTCTAAAGATaagtttaatataattagtcgatctctattttatattgatttgatttatttgtgATCCTACTGTCTTGTTATTGTGATTTCAGAATATGTCTTACAATTTAAACCAATTAGCTTCTTATTTTAGACAAACTTTGGGactataaataaacaaaaaatcttcaatttcatcaacCTGAGTCATatttaattaacaatttaattCTTGCTGCATAAATGAAGGAACTAGCTTAACTTATGATTGCCAATAGATTAGTTGGGGTGTGGGGCCTCAATTAGTGCACCATTAGTTGTGCAAATGTCTGAACATCAGTGCTTAAGATGAGTTAATGACATTAGAGTAATATGCTGTCTCGACAAGTCGCGACCTGAAGTGCTAGAAAGGAAAAATTGTCCCTCTTCCTCTGACCTCCTGAAGTGTTTCTATTCCAGTGTCACTATCTTTTGTTTCATTCATTTGTAGAatatattcttctttttctaTACCTTAAAGTTTGATTATCTGTAATTGATGAGTATTATTAGCCCCATAAGTATAGATTAACAGTGTATAATCTTTCATTAATCGACCACTGTGGGTCTAATCTATGGGACTGTGCATTATTTAGTCAGTAATCTGTCCGTTGCTTCTATTTAAAAACTCAAGGACTCTTGCCTGGTTCCATAAACTAAACTAACAAGTGGAATTCAATAACAGATCAAGGGCTACAAaatgtcctctctctctctctctctctctctctctctctctcttatttgaACTTTTCAGCCTTAGTCTATAGTTGGGGCAGATTGAGGAATTATTAATGTAAAGATATTCAATTAGATGGACAAATATTCTCTACTGATATGTTTTGTTGCAAAACTGTTAATATTTAAGATTAGTATACTAGTATATACGTCGTGTTTTAAGATAGAGTTTACCAATATGATACGTCAGACTAACATTATTATCCTATAATTAAGTACTATATAAAACGTAATTTATTTACACCctacttttaaattttattttgtgttagCTGCTTATCGATGTGAATCAGGAGTAACATGGGGATGATCAGCTGGTTCATGGTAGAAGGATGAAATGTGTGATGATTTATCAATTGTTCAATGGAATCCCACATCCATTGCCAGCTTTTCTAGTTCATGCAGTGTAATATATAGTTTATGCCATTTGCCTGTCACTTACTCACGTTatataattttcaaatttccgccATAAAATTGGTTTCATACATCTTATTTGGTCAGTATTAAAAGAAGTCAAAAGCACTAAACAATTATCAACCAAAATTGTCTACGTATATTTTGAGAGTTTTATCTgttaataaaaggaaaaaacacTCAAAATGTCTTTGTAATTTTCATGAGTACTGTTATgtatattttaaaagcacatctgCCTATTGTAGCAGCTTAAGCCTTATCACATTTGTTCTAGTGAATGTGCATAGTTACCCTTTTGCCTATGATATACTCATTTGGCAATATAGTTATATTCAATTACTGCTTGTTAGCACCTCAGTGCTACAAGTGTTTTAgccattaaatttgattttcattagatcttttattttcaacttcAATCATtcatttcttatatatatataccactTAATATTACATATCATTGAAGAAAAATTACAAATGAAGATATCATGGATTTGGTTTGTGAAAGCTGATAAGTTCTTTAATTTGTCGTTTTAAGGAATCTTAGTTTcttatttgaattttgagagCATGAAAATTTAGTATTGACTGGTGAGAGGCTACTGGGATAGAAAGAATAATAGTGAAGCGCTGTAGCCCATAAAGGAAACCTATTCTAATTAAGTATTCATTGTAATATAATTAACACTGCCCCCACTCAAACTCTGATCTAAGCTCTGACAGTATTTATAAGCCTGGAGGAGTGATGCTATGCAGATAGCATAAACCAGATTAATTAAACTCTCTTAAAACGTACTAATTAGTATGACAGGTTCTGGTTCTCCTTGTGGTGCCTGCAAGTTCTtgagaaggaaatgcattaggGGTTGCATTTTTGCACCTTACTTCTGCCATGAACAAGGTGCTACCCACTTCGCAACCATCCATAAGGTCTTCGGGGCAAGCAATGTGTCGAAATTGCTTGCTCAACTCTCCGCCAGTGACCGATGCAGAGCCGCGCTTACAATCTCATATGAAGCTCAAGCTAGGGTTCAAGATCCTATTTATGGCTGTGTTTCCCATATTTTTTCTCTCCAACAACAGGttactttaattaatttactaGTTAATCATTGGACTTGTGTTCTCCAATTTAGCTtctaattcattaatttcaacGGATCATGATGATTAATCTTATATGTTGACTATTGCAGATTATTAGTTTAGAAGCACAACTAGCTTCTGTCAAGGAACAAGCAGCTAAAGGCTATTCCAGCAATAATTTCCAAGGTTGGCTTCAGTCGGAAAATTCAAACACACTGATGCCACAAAGTGTGATTAATGAATCAATGACACCAGTATATTCCGGAAACAAGAACCCTAACTCTTTCGCGGCCAATGAAAATTCCATGATTCCAGAAGTACTAAATGACATGTACGGAAGCTACGGAGAGTCTTATAATTCCACGTGTTCATTAGACATGTTTGTGAGCAATATTTCATGGGGTTTTGATGAAGATCATGACTGATGAGCACTGATGAGCCTCAGTTATCAGCAGTAGTCGCCGGAATATTATCATAATGCAACAAATGGGGAAGGTTTTGCAATTTTTATTGACACATACAAGAAAAACTAGGAACCCTAGGAGTGCTCATACAGCAGTCAcaaatatttttcaaaaaatgcaGTACGGTATTTTTCACACCCACAATAATGTGATATAGCCGGTAGTGCCCTATCTGTAAGCCTCAAGAGATTTCCTGAGGTTTTTTGGGTCCAGTGAAGTGAACGCATTTTCCAAATGACTGATGGCCAAAaccggttttgtttttttattatttttttgttctttagtTTCAGAAAGAATCCATATCAGTTTCATGTTGTATTTAATTAGTAGTTAATATCAATGATCATTCCAAATAGAACCCAATGTCAATAATGAAGTAAGTGCGGATTAATATCAACTAATCCATGAGATCTTGCCTTGTCTTAATTCAAGTTTCTCAATGATTAAAGATCGAGCACCCCCACCTTCACTCACCCTTCGAAAGGTATGTCGAAAAAAATTAGGCTGTATTCATAACCTAGGCCAACCCTAGGCCAACCCTAGGCGCATAATATATAGCATCCAAGGTTAATCACAAATATTGTCTAGAGGCGTTGGAAAATATTGCACCACCAACAAATTCAACTCGATCAATCATACATGTGAGACCCATTATGATATAAACCTAATTCCTATTGGCTTTCACTACCAAAAATTACCATTTACTCGACAAAGTTTTGCATGATGAACAATTTTCATTGGGCAAATAACTTTTATCAGACAGAATACAAACGTTTGTCGGGGAAAAAAGGTCAACATTTGGGTTTTGACCGTCGAACGTCGGGTAAAATTTTTGCACCAAGGGAAAAACTTGGCGCGTAAAATGGCAACCCTTACGCGACAAACTATCCATGTTTCGTATGATTTAGGGTTTAAGATTTCTAATTCGTAGGGAAAAATATACTATTTTTTCATGCAAATGGGAGGGATATGATTGGCATATTTAATTCATTCGATTATTTTTGCAATCTGCAAAatttaatttcaacaatccaaccgtcaaacctgtttatatatactccaagattgcatatgccaaaaacaACGTTTGGAGATTAGGTAGCGCAACAAAATCCTTTGACGGtaagaaacaaaaaatcacgattcaaaggttattttagctccgatttagACCTTTTTTTTGCAACTTCACTTCTCGACCCTAGAAGGATACAATGAACGAACCCAATCATcactttaaaatatttacactagtgataccacaaaatcttcccttctacttaatggaagtatagaaTAAACTCTGTTTATTGAATCTATTGTCTTGACGAGATATGCAtactacaaaactagtttcaatgatccaaccatcaagCTTGTTTTGATATACCCccagatcgcatacgccaaataTTACCAATTGTTTATTTCGTGGATTAGGTAACGGGATGAAATTTTTTGACGGTTACAAACGTAtcatcacaatttaacggttattttagctccaattttgatgatttttacaactacactcctcaaccctagaagaatacaataaatgaacccgatcatcaatttaaaacttTGACCATAAATACAAGTCAATATTAATGCATAACACTTTTGACTTCATGTCCATTTTAACCATATACACAGCTACAataattttatatcaaatttacCAAACGGTGTGACATTGGTGTTCATACttattttttaatgtataaTTAAACGTTTAACTGTTTTATTTAACAACTAATAATCTCAAAAcacaacataaacatttttatagttaaatAAAACTACAATAATACCAAATTAAGCCTTAGCCTTATTGAAACGGGAACTTTAGAACTGTAAATACAACAATGAACGCATCTAGTCATTGTTGGGGAGAGAAATGAATCTAATAGAAAGAAATCCTTAGGGTTTTCAAGGTTTTGTTAGAGCCAAGGCTAAGGGAATAATCCAGACAAAGAATCATGTTAAGAGTAGTCAAACTAAGCTTGACCCCATGGTCCCTTGCTAAACTCAGAAGTTACATCTTAAACGTGTCGTAGGACCTTGTTATCTCCTTATCATTACTGCCAAAGGCTAATTAGTCCCTGGTCAAAAGATCTTCCAAATGACTAATCTCATCTGTTGGACTCATCTCATCTGTTGGTTTCTCCCAGGTTGTCTCCATTTGTGATTAacttccttattatcattaataTTAGAATTAATTTAAAGTTAATTCCAGACCAAAGTCATTGAAGAGGCTCTCCGTCGCGATCACTATTATATTTTTATCACcaccacatatatatttatagacAGAAACAAACCCATCCTTCTCATAATCTTCTATGTCAATAAGCATTGGGCTGAAACGACAACGTAGCTTACTGTTTTCACTTAActcattaattatatatttcatgcatATGGATCATCCCTTTAACAAGTTGGACTTTGAATGATTGCCCCCAATTCCAACTACAATTAGTTTAAATGAAAACCCAAGTTAATTACCCCAAAAGCATTGTATAATTCATGTGTGCGCGtatattcttaattaattaaattcttgTTGTGAAGCTTTGGACGTAATTTTGTTTCTCAATCATCAAGCAAGAGTGCTTTCAATGCTTCTTGTTTGTCAGAAATGTGAACTACATTGCAAAAGATGAACTTGGTACAGAGGAAGATAAATAATTGatagagagaaacaagagagattgtattgattgattagagaaaatgtatacaaatGAACTTAAAGAAATGATAGCTATACAATCCCTTATATAGCCATATATCCCAATTACAATGATACCCTTCTAACTATATTAACAAACTCAACCACTAGAATAATGCCATGTGACATTTTTGTTATATCAGTTATTACGTCCCCCTCAAACCTAACTTGGAGTATCCAAGTGAAGTTTGAACTAGCCAAGTGTTTGAGACTTATCTGGAACCTTGAGTAAACCATTGCTAGCTGTCCTTTTTCCCAACCATTCACACCATATTCTACTAATAAAATTTGGCACCTCATCCTTCTCAAAAAACCTTGCAGCAATTTGTCCATAGCCTACCTGCTTCACTTCTATGTCAGTAATTTCATCCCTAAACAGAATATGAGGGATCACCACAAAGGAATTTGCTCCATCGGAATTCTCAttacattcatgaccatcagcACCAAAATTCCCATTGCCATTAGATATCAAAATTTCCCCATTTTTGACAACAGCAAGATTGTTTTCATTGTCATGAGACTCCAAAATACATTAGACTGCGCACCAAAGAAATTAACCATATTCCACGAAATGGAAAAACCTATCATCAAATCTTCTAGCTTTCCCAAAGCTCTAAATCAAAGGAGTGCACCCCATGTCACCTTTGTAACTGTTAACCAAAAGATTTTCAACTTTGAACTGAAAAGCCATAGTAACACACTCACTGTATATGCAAATTACCCCTCCTAAATCTTTACAGAGATTGGCACCAAATcaaccaaggagaatgacactccaagaaaccaaatcaatcaaggagaatgacactccaagataGCTTCCTAAATCTTCCCTGATACCAAAATtaaccaaggagaatgacactccaagaaatCAACATTATAAGCTGTTATAAGCTTCTGAACAATTCAAATCCAATAAAGAGACAGTAGAATTTCAATGGGGCAGAGAGATAGACTTAGACACCATAAAAATTGCATAGTTCATGGTTCGAAAATCCAGCAAACCAAATGAAGTCCATGACAAACACTGATCTTGAAGCAATGAAGAATCTTGAACACAAATATCATAAACAACTTGAAGAACCCAGAAAA
Encoded proteins:
- the LOC126587924 gene encoding LOB domain-containing protein CRL1-like gives rise to the protein MTGSGSPCGACKFLRRKCIRGCIFAPYFCHEQGATHFATIHKVFGASNVSKLLAQLSASDRCRAALTISYEAQARVQDPIYGCVSHIFSLQQQIISLEAQLASVKEQAAKGYSSNNFQGWLQSENSNTLMPQSVINESMTPVYSGNKNPNSFAANENSMIPEVLNDMYGSYGESYNSTCSLDMFVSNISWGFDEDHD